The window ggctttgctgcactcctatttccctccttcctacagcagttgttttcctggttgctaggagcaacgtcctgctgtagtgaccctagtcctggcccttcattcctaatatcagccaaacgagcatatttactaggttgtgccaggtcaggactatgctccctgacacttttccccctacctcttcttctaactgttacccatctacctacctctgggtcctgatcttctccacctccaccctcctccatatcactggccccagccagagaaagctcagtgagctctaaactcctctccgggtttgcaatgcccctgagtgttgcaagctgcttatttagatcagttaccttggcttccaaacacgcaacatgcttgcatcgagtgtcgaaaaacattattttatttttatttaaacagGATCTGTCATTTTCTGTATCTAATGCTATGATTAAGGGCAGTATCACCAGAAACATGTcagtaaaagggaacctgtcaccagatttgtcagcATTGAACCAGGAGTCTCaccttctgtagctcctgggctgcatttgtgccgcccctgcagcggtccaaCCGCTCGAATCTGgaattgctgtggctcgagggtctccggacccggggtcttgcGGCAACTCAAAagtaaagggggctatttacaggggataatagtttgtgacgtcacacgtggtgtgcggtaaggggagtaccaccgctgccgatgggagtacccgagggagatggagtggggcagctagcgcagggctaggtggtagcaggggattaccatgtactcactcagataacGTTGGTgttgaaaagcagactctgacaacagggtaaaccaagtctctggatgccgctgtcctcttgggggagcctgtccgggtatccatcccctacagtactgcctgatggtccggagcctgcctctgtgcacaaatttgaagtgttctgtTGGCCCGTTGGCATAAAAAGCCCTATTTCCCTCGTTGCGCTAAGGCCCCTgaactctgagcttcttggggacaatccataaagtcactatcctccgcacgttaattgccgggttgattgaagctactccccgacctagggtccaataCCCCGCtgtgcttttgtcgcgggcggggaggagggtgtcagcacaccacgctcaccccttctgctcgggtccggcagctgctcactggtggctcgagcggtgggccggatcccggggtgtctcgagcgacactcctcgcccgtgagtgaaaggggatgtttgttggatgccgggattgttatagttcgtgacgccacccacggttgtggtgattgcaccaccgctgctcagtatgggggtcccggggatggtgatgcggagcagccaggtgttgtgttgcccctccatgggtaggggttggtgatcccggggcccggtgatgagatgtgaagtgcagggcctggagggcgcaggggcgcgggggcagcactgtgccttgcggcactatggtactcactcagcctgacacacggacacagtttgtacggtaaaccaacggctggtaggacggtcccacagacggctgcacctgcactcccggtaggtaacggtgacgtttctcttccttgcacctacgttgtctgatggtagcggtggattccctccggttacccgctccccgactgcaatctgggccggaggagctctacactttgcccgcaggcgctggccctggggaaacttgtgccttggcggtggcggtgtctccccggtaatggtcgggctgttgccgtcaatcgggactgggggatctgcgtccccgtcactgacggatttggcaaatctggcaactcctagccttgccggggtccgagaggcccctgccctggtgctgactgtccttcggaacactgctccagaccaccgggcacacagccaacggggtccttccaggaacttccaaacggtccccctccaaacagtcaccgccgtcgctgaccttgctgttctggccctacacacggctgggctctcaggctttctttccttctgtcactttgcttgctttcctcctttactaccttcactttcactttgttgtttactttagcccctgcctgggctactcctcactccttccacttcctcctccctgacagaactctccctggactctaactgcctggttacttcctgcctcaagagctgtgagctccttggtgggcggagccaaccgcctggcccaccccctggtgtgcatcatcagcctctggaggaaggcaacaaggatttctggttagctgtgatgtgcctacctggagtgtggggtgtgccccacatattccgcagcactttacataatcaggaaaactgtccccattggggctcaaatctaaattccctatctgtatgtctttggagtgtgggaggaaaccggagtacctggaggaaacccacgcaaacacgaggagaacatacaaactccttgcagatgttgtccttggtgggattcaaacccaggaccccagcgctgcaagactgcagtgctaacccctgagccaccgtgccgcccgtgggcggccctattccaggttaacagcccactggtgtgcctgacagggtgtggtgcgagttgtgattgggatttttggatgctgatggaggcagtgccgaaggtttggaacccagaaccaagaggggttgagtcctgcactggaagATAAAGAGCGTgccgtaccctgtgatgacctgactagtccaggggcgtcacactttctAAGAAGATGCACCTTGTTCCCtaaccccccttgcagaccccagaaataactttataaaatctaacTGCCACTTATGCAAATGACCTGTTCTAGTCAGATGGGCgtgctctttttcggctcctgtgCCCCCTCATGCCACTGTTtgccgtcctcctttgatgattgacgtggatgacgatTCCATCATCATCTACGTAGCTGACCAAAATCTCGTGCCTGCACAGAATCATTCCCGGCTTGCGCAGATGCACTTCGCTCTGCCCCattgcgggcagagccgaaaacataggtgcgatTGCGCGAGTCGATGAGCTGTCTGCACAGGCGCGGAACCTGAGAGAGTTCACTGGCTCGAGCAagagcacctatgttttcggctctgcccgcaatggggcagagcgaagtgcgcctgcgcgagctggGAATAACTCTGTGCAGGCACGCGATTTTGCCCAGCTACATGGATGATGACGGAggtgtcatccatgtcaatcatcaaAGGGGGATGGCAAAGAgcggcaaaaggagggacaggaggccaaAAAAGGAACACCCATCCAACCAGAACACTTAATTTATATACGTGGcggcagattttataaaggtatttgtggggtctgcaaggggagtcagggaacaaggtgcaccttcatagaaaaccgcccaggagctgcagaaggtgatacttttggttcaatactgaaaaatctggtgacaggttccctataaatgtGCTTTTCTACTGATCCTTTTAATCCTATTTTTTAATAgattttataaataaagaatttttttttatattattggtTGGCTTTGCTGTATGTCCTTTTCCTGCTATTTTTCcgtttacacatatttggtatctctgcatttataaaagtctgatctaacaaaatataaaataaattagtcTGATCGCTAAATGGAGTAATAATAAAAAAGTCAAAACGTTAGAGCTACGTTTTTTTGCCGCAGCAATATTGTGATAAAATGCATTATGAGGCGATCTCCCCAAAATGTATCTATTTAACTACCCCAATATGGTATCATGAAAAACGTCAGCTCATGACACACAAAAAAAGTTCTCAAACATCCCCAGATACGGAAAATGTAAAGCATTACAGAAAAGAGCAACATAAGcaaaaatgtattcatttttttttttttttcaaattaccaATTCCTTGGGACCACTGCGCAATTCTCATGACCTGGAAAAGCAAATTATCAAATCCATTTTACTGCATAGTGAACATGGGAAAATAAATTTCAGAATTTCACattcacattttttgcaatttcaacgtaCGTGGAATTATTtttttatggttcttggaagaagggaagaaaaaaaaatggaaaatagtcATTTTATAGCCCTCCTATTTACCTGAACCGCTCTCCCTCTTGTCTGGCTGCAGTATATTGGAAATGCATGCCAATACTGTATGTCATTAatcataatattttttatatatatatatatatacacaccgtgtgcagaattattaggcaagttgtattgtagaacattttttttattattgatcaacaactatgttctcaatcaacccaaaagactcataaatagcaaagcttaatatttttaaaacttggagtggtttttttttttagatttggctatcttaggaggatatctgtttgtgcaggtaactattattgtgcagaattattagacaacttaataaaaaacaaatatattcccatctcacttgtttattttcaccaggtaaaccaatataactgcacaaaatttagtaataaacatttctgacatgcaaaaacaaaactccaaaaatgagtgaccaatatagccacctttctttatgatgacgctcaacagcctaccatccatagattctgtcagttgcttgatctgtttataatcaacattgcgtgcagcagccaccacagcctcccagacactgttctgagaggtgtactgtttttcctccctgtagctcTTACATTttaatgagggaccacaggttctctatggggttcagatcaggtgaacaagggggccatgtcattattttttcatcttttagacctttactggccagccacgctgtggagtagttggatgcatgtgatggagcattgtcctgaatgaaaatcgtgtttttcttgaacgatagcgacttcttcctgtaccactgcttgaagaagttgtcttccagaaactggcagtaggttgagagttgagtttcactccatcctcaacccaaaaaggtcccacaagttcatctttgatgttaCCAGtcaataccagtaccccacctccaccttgctggcgtctgagtcggagtggagctctttgccctttactgatccagcctctggtccatccatctggcccatcaagagtcactcttatttcatcagtccataaaacctttgaaaaatctgtcttaagatatttcttggcccagttttgacgttttatctcatgtttcttgttcaaaggtggtggtttttcagccttccttaccttggccatgtccctgagtatgagtgctgccggctgtggggagctacagttcattgagggaaccatgaatgccaacatatactgtgGCATACTGAAGCAAGGCATGATCcactccctttggaaactgggccccagggcagtattctaaaatgttaaagaccccaaacacacttACAAGATGACCATTGTCTTGCTGTTATGACTGAACCTTAACACTCTCACGGGGATGGACAAACCAGGAAAAaatgtaaaaccagaaatccacgGGTCCCAAAACAGAATAGTACTTGCCCTAGACTTATCCCTGCCTGACAGTAGAGGATGGCACCCTAAGATCAAGTAATGGAACCTCCAGTCGTTCATGGCTTACTCTGAGTGACCTTAACTGCACTCTAATCTATAAACCAACAGTAACCCAAacacaacaataaacataaatgaagtgcacacaggcTGAGTGGGAATCACAGGGCTAGGAACgtgcaaacacagtcatacaggaatgatgaaatacaagaaaccaaaaagaataacagaatacaggaaaaccctcccaaacctaaatgaaacaaaCTAGGAGATAACTGGGAACGTATTCACACAAGCTGCAGCAAATAGCAATAGTAATCCCTCATTAAGAAAACTTTAACCGAGAACCATagactccagacaaccatccatccagaaatatagccagcactgagacATGGGAGTAGTAAGTATAAATAAGCCCTAGCAAAATGTGTTTGATCAAACAAAATGTGAAAGTGCACAAACCTGAATAGAAATGATCCTTAGGCATTTGGACtaacacaaaacaggctgtggtccaactaGGATGGAAACCGACCACCATCCAGCAATCACTGGTTCAAACTCATGGATGAACCTAATTCTGCgcttatggcgcccccactcaccgacggctgCTCCAGGCCCTAATAACCTATACAGATGAAAAAAGGgacataaaaatataataataccaGAAACACACTCAAAAATAGAAAACAATGCACATTAAATATCAGATTGATAACACAGATATAGTGCCAGAAAAAGCTCCACCAGGCCTAAAAGCCCAGGGAGTAAATACATGGGTTCAAAGGCCTTTCGATGCGTTTCCCCTCTCTACAATATATTTCATAATTGGCATAAAGAAATATGTCCAATTAGGGCACAAAGTGACAGATAAAGGGGTATTGTTATCTCAAAAATCCTATTCCGATATATACTCAGCAAAAattgtaatattagcaaatacctccaattagaaatgtagtatagttttcttgatatagctatttctattacctcatgtgcaggaatgGTAGTagctcaggtatccatggttatgaccacgagtggGATATCCCATAGTAATGAATTTCTTACTGATACAAAACACTATAACTTTTATTGTATataacaaatataaataatttatcttATGACATAAACATACCCTATCTGATCGAATATAAAGCCCCCATAGCTCTGTCCTCTATGCCTGCATCTGGTACTAATGGTCAGCTACCTTGTTGCCTCCTTAAGGGTTGCTAGGCAACTTCCTTATAAGGTAAGATGCCACTTTAAGAATAGAACTTGGGGTTCCATTGTGACATCACAATTAAGAATCCCTACTTATACAAGTGTTTTCACTCTCATTCTCACTTTGACACTTGTGGTCATTGCTGTTAGTGATAAGCTATATAGCTCTTCATATACAGATCGCGCTTTGCATTACTTTTACTTGAAATGTCTGGAATTTCTCCAGATAAACTTCAGGTGTTAGCAGCACAACTCCAGGGGATTCTTACCACCTATGACCCGGACCGTGTGCTACCACTACCATGTGGCGTCCTCAGCTTCACTTTCCGGCTGGTTATGAAGCTAGTGACAGACTGCCTGACCAAATACAAACATGGTCGTATTAGCTCAGAATATCTTGAGCATTTACAGCAGAACATCAGGACATCAGTACAAGAGGTAAATAGCAGACAATCTGCACAAATCTTATAAAAATTGTAATAATAGAAAATAACAATGGAATAAAAATGTAAGTTTAATATGTAACAAGTACCCTGATAAGAGTAGCCAAAAAGCCAAAACAGGGCCCACAGGCTATATGACAAGGGAGGGGGTGGGATCTAAAGGGTTAATTGAATTAGGGGTGGGAAGGTTGTGATTGTGGAGGAATAGAATTGGTTAACTCTTTAAGAGCAAGGGAATTTTTTGCTTTTCCGCTCCcattttttaatcactttttttcAAGAGCCATAAATTAGTTATTTTTCTATAGACATAAATGAGTGAGGacggttgttgttgttgttgttgttgttttgcaAGAAGAGTTGAAGCTGTGAATGGCTCTATTCTTTTTGCCATACAATGTACTGAACAACGGcaataaaattccaagtgtgatgaaATGGTAACAAAAATGCAATCCATGTTAAAAGACTTTCATTATGCAGAAAAATGACCTGAAAATATTATTCTACACGTTAGTCTGATAACTGTGATATCAAACAGGCAGTGAGATTTTACTGTTTAACTGATGTAAATATAATCAGAATCTGCTGAGGTTATTGTGGGGGGAATGGCGACTTCGATTCCATCCCAATATAACTAGCGGGCCTAGGTCTTGTTAGGATTGGGGGTattaatctattatataaagctgaatgtatgtatgcatatatgtgtgtgtgtgtgtgtgtgtgtgtgtgtgtgtgtgtatatatatgtgttgtgtgtgtgtgtatatatacatatatgtgttctgtgtgtgtatgtccgctaaaggaatccgcaccgtcgcatgtacaatcacaaaatattgcacagacaccccatttgactcagggaatgtcatagactgttttgagaggtaattttaaccccgcacttaacAGTTATTCACCATAAAAATGCCTCCATGAAAGTCagtgagctgggagccacaatgcagccagaacttcagaattttggtgtgtcacaatgtgcagccacacccttgaatggaatgttgctgTGTCACAATGaagccagggaaagagatagacagagacaaacagggaaagaaatacagagaaagggaaagagacagaccgacagtgaaagagacagacagacacagatagacagagagacagacagacagacagggaaaaagacagacagactgggaaagagacagacagggaaagagactgacagggagagagacagacagggaaaaaatcgaacagacagacaaaaaaacagacagacacagaaaaagagacagactcagacaaagagacagacagcgaaagagacagacagggaaagaaacagacagacaaagtgaTAGAGAGAAATAGACAGTCACAAACAGAGAGTcagatagagagggagacagacagagactaggagagaaacagagaaacagttactatcctgggcaactccGGGTGCTACAACTGGTGTAGAATATTAATCCCTTACTCCTTGTTCCAGTGTGGTTCTTGTACAGTGTAATTCTTAATTAGGTGTTGTTTTTTTCTCCTGGTTTAGCCACATTGGTATATATAATTGTGGGGTTGCCATGGTTGAAGTCACCCCAAGATTGAGTTGTAAAGTTAATAAACGCTGCTGTGGCTGTTTTATACCAATCTCAAGCAGTCACGTGTCTTATTTACATACACTGGGTATGGAGGATGGATGTTGAGATTTAAAGGTTTACAAGATACTGGATCCCTCGTCAGCTCTCAATATAAGCATTTTAGTGCAGATAGGGGTAAGATGGTGACGTAAATGGCCTCCTCCATTCTTCATTTTCTCTCATGAAtttcttgtttattttcatctCTATAGGCTGAAGAAAAATCCCAAAGTGGAGAATTGGCCTTTATTAAACAACTGGCTCAAAATGTCCTGATGATACTAGAGTACCCATTCTGCTCACTGGAGCGTCAGGTAAGGATCCATCATCTTCTTTGTCTCATATCCTTGTTGTCTGATCTTCTCCAGATGTCCAGTCATGTAGCAGAAGGTCAGATTTATGATGCTCGTGTTCTCCCTTTGGGTCCATGCAGACACAGGATGTCTTCTGACAGCCTGTCTCTGCAGCTCCATCTGCAATGGCAGTCTGTACTCAGCGGTGCGGAGTTTGTATGTATGCTTCTGTCTAGCTCGGTCATCACAATCTTCCTTCTTATAAATGCTGCAGTTCTGGGAAGTTATTAGAGAACAGTTGTATATACAGTACAAGTCCATTATATATTAATGTAGATTTAGTAGAGGCAGCAGTCGGGTATAATTCATCCCATACTGAAATTATTAAGTAAATCCAGGTTTAGTCCTTCCTGACTTATGTATACGGTAATTTAGTATTTCTGAAATTTTATATTAattgtatatattatatctatCAGGAAACATcagaaggtgactccgaagagaggcaACACCTAAATGAGCCTGGCCGTGATACCAGTCAGCAGGGGCCTAATACTGATCTGATAGAAGGTAAGCTGATCACCAATATTTTACATTCAAATATCAAGTAATAGAGACCGGCAGAGAGTATGTAGATTTACTCTTCATCCTCTGAATGAAGCCGGTAGCTGCTCTAGAACCCCCTATAGACTATAATGGAGGAGCTCATATAATTCTGCTTCTCTCTTCTGGGCTTTTCTCAGCTTAAAAACGTAAAAAGAGGCTCATGAGGCTCACGATCATATAATTGTTGGGGATTCGATCAGATCTTGAGCAATCACACATTTATCTACTGATATAAACTATGATATAATGTCTCTTCATTATTTATCATTATTTTAGGAATAACTGTGTTGGCAAATACTGAATGTGGAATATGTGAGACACCAGAGATCGTCCACGAATCTGCCAGTGTAAGTATCGGAGGGACGTCTGTATATCATCAGATGACAGGGTACGAATTACACATTCCATATTGTATCCCATGGTGGCATTATACCTGCCTTCTCTGTGTGATGTCCCTCGTCATCCCCTGTAGTACAATAATATATGTATATGGAGGATACAACCTTATTATGTCCCACTGACTACACCGCAGCTGATGTAGAGGACGTGATACAAGCCGGACCCTCCACAGACCCTTTTATATTTATAAGAGGGTCTGTGGAGGGTACGGCTTGTATCATGTCCTCTACATCTGCTGCAGTGTAGTCAGTGGGAGATAATATAGAAGGGAGATGTTCCTGCATCTGGAGCTTTTATTTTTCTGCAGTTTCTATGACCTAATATAATTTCTTATTAATTTTTAGGCCGTGAGTGGATCCATAAATGTGATGAGAAATCCTTCTAAGAGAGACTATGATCCAATCAAGCTGATCAGCTTTGGAAGTTTTGGGTGAGCTTTTCTTTGATATATTTTTTTCCCAGGGTTCCTTATGACGATGCCTATGTCTCTGTGTCCTGCTCATGCAGTGTTCCCATAGAGAAactaggagtccacatcactgtccACATCTGTTACTATTCAGAACAGATGGGATGGATTTGGGATGAGGACCGACCATAGTTGATCATTTATGGAGTGTTAGTCTATGTATGTATAGATACGGATTTCTAGAAATGGTCTCACATCTAGTATTAACCATTAGTACAGAAGATCATTTGATGAGGTCTATAGACAGATTATTAGTAACAATTGATATCAAATCATGGATTTTCCTCTTCTCCAGTGCCGTCCACTTAGTGCGCCATAAAGACACAAAGCAGATCTGCGCCATGAAGAAAATAGACAAGCAGAACCTGAAAAATAGAAAGAGTCTTGAACAAGCCTTTCTGGAGAGGGACATCTCAGCAATTGCGGATTGTCCCTTTCTGGTCTCCATGTTCTGCTCCTTTCCTACTAGACAACATCTTTGTATGGTGATGGAGTATGTACCAGGTAGGACACATCCATTGTATCTATATACTGTCCACGACTGTTTAATCCGAGCTCCTTATATATACTCAGATTGTGACCACATGGGCGGTTACATGTCCACACAGCATTTACTATAAGATATATATTACCGAGATGCCTGAAAAATCATTGATCTCTGTGAAATCCTCGGGCGTATGTCCTGACTGAGCATGGCAGCAATTTCTGCTAAGGATAAAAGCATAACTTGTTTCTTTTTGAACAGTTTTTATTGATGGGAACTTTCACAGAGAAATAAATGAGGCTTGTAGATGAGGCCGGGCTCTATCTCTGTGTATAGGGTACCTCTGTAGGAGACAGTATATGCTGTGCATTATACAGTTTATCTCTATATATGACTTCCTGTTACAATATCTCAGATTATTTCTCATTTACCCTCATCATGTGTAATtttcattgtaacaaaccctcacctGTGATATTTGCTTTCTCGTGTAGGAGGAGACTGTGGAAATCTCCTAACAAGGATAAATACTTTTCCTCCCACCTTGGCCCGGTTGTACATTGCAGAAACAGTTGTCGCTGTGGAATATCTGCATAGCCATGGTGTGGTGCACAGAGACCTGAAGCCTGAGAAGTAAGTGACCCCTGTAGTATAATGAAGGGGAAGAAAGTTACAGTTTGTTATAGAGTCTATGGGTTATTACTGACACCCTCTTTTCATTCACAGCCTCCTGATAACAGCTACAGGACATATTAAAATCACTGATTTTGGAGGTTCAAAACTCAGCCTCATGACACCAACGTCCAACGTCTACAAGACTCCAACTGAGGACATCATCAGAGAGTTCTGTGATGAAGAGGTCGGCCTTACTTACAGGATCTTGTACTTTACcaatctcttctctttctccttatCTGATCATTTCTCATCTAGACGTTTCCTTTGATGTTGTAATGATATTTATTGATCACCTCATGTTTTTGTTTGTTTCCAGGTTACTGGCACGCTTGCCTACATAGCCCCAGAAGTCCTCTTAATGAAAGGATATGGAAGACCTGTTGACTGGTGGTCATTAGGGATCCTTCTATTTACATTCTTTTTTGGAAATGAACCATTTACTGCGGCTTCTCGGAGGGAGACTGTACGCATGATCGTCAATGGTAAGTAACATAATTTGAATGCTATGTGATGTCTCTGTTATTTGGTTTGATTTTCTCTGTGCCTAAGTTTCTTTCTTtgttaagaaaaaataaaatttcatGAAAATAAATGCAGATGTTTTATTTTCTGTAATACTTGCTTTTTATATAACAGATGACATACCTTGGACATTTCATAAGTACTGTCCTCACCTAAAAGCTAAAGAATTAATCACGGAGCTGCTGAGAAAAAATCCTGCACATCGACTTGGGACAGGtaatataatattattaataatgacTTATTACACCTCAGTGACCAGACAAACAACAGTGTCCATGAGGACCAGCACTGAGGGTCTCTACTCCACCTACTTGTCCATTACCCATTCTTC is drawn from Anomaloglossus baeobatrachus isolate aAnoBae1 chromosome 3, aAnoBae1.hap1, whole genome shotgun sequence and contains these coding sequences:
- the LOC142297325 gene encoding microtubule-associated serine/threonine-protein kinase 1-like, with the protein product MSGISPDKLQVLAAQLQGILTTYDPDRVLPLPCGVLSFTFRLVMKLVTDCLTKYKHGRISSEYLEHLQQNIRTSVQEAEEKSQSGELAFIKQLAQNVLMILEYPFCSLERQETSEGDSEERQHLNEPGRDTSQQGPNTDLIEGITVLANTECGICETPEIVHESASAVSGSINVMRNPSKRDYDPIKLISFGSFGAVHLVRHKDTKQICAMKKIDKQNLKNRKSLEQAFLERDISAIADCPFLVSMFCSFPTRQHLCMVMEYVPGGDCGNLLTRINTFPPTLARLYIAETVVAVEYLHSHGVVHRDLKPENLLITATGHIKITDFGGSKLSLMTPTSNVYKTPTEDIIREFCDEEVTGTLAYIAPEVLLMKGYGRPVDWWSLGILLFTFFFGNEPFTAASRRETVRMIVNDDIPWTFHKYCPHLKAKELITELLRKNPAHRLGTGGANEIKMHPFLRDLDFDNLLSENPLFIPNLMSDEDISHFDTESMKNEHMDSDEEDTSDDNEWPEVQNFVSPYQKFSKLYITNTERMTNEEPMSPPGGSITNTERMTNEEPVSPPGGSITNTERMTNEEPVLPPGGSITNTERMTNEEPVSPPGGVP